The uncultured Fibrobacter sp. genome includes a region encoding these proteins:
- a CDS encoding porin family protein — translation MKKIWTLIACTLMAAAVSFAQDDFDYEATEQTEVESEATEQSEDQASDQSEAVEEQAEDAASVQTAKQSNNQVANQTNIQQANQVNIQNNYYAQAETDKAEEQADNNSKPRLAEHSTFGFGVRGAFNYARMYGFKEDPENDSDIDGVPTGIGFDAGLMFRIQMIPNLHFTPEVNFAYSSTSHSYLDKDRHYISTDIEIPLIIRGVVGDMFYVGAGPQINFNISNEADIDATENQWGISEDMENIESAKFSFGLTAGAGINVVEGLFVDLRFYLGVTELFPDVKSLDEYEAGEKVQEGDNFSFISMKGAKMMKFKVGMSYWFI, via the coding sequence ATGAAAAAGATTTGGACACTCATTGCATGTACCCTGATGGCAGCAGCGGTATCGTTTGCACAAGATGACTTCGATTACGAAGCTACGGAACAGACGGAAGTCGAGTCCGAAGCCACAGAACAGTCCGAAGATCAGGCCAGCGACCAGAGCGAAGCCGTTGAGGAACAGGCAGAAGACGCAGCAAGCGTCCAGACCGCCAAACAAAGCAACAATCAAGTTGCAAACCAAACCAATATTCAGCAGGCAAATCAGGTCAACATTCAGAACAACTACTACGCACAAGCTGAAACCGACAAGGCCGAAGAACAGGCCGACAACAATTCGAAACCGCGACTCGCAGAACACAGCACCTTCGGCTTCGGTGTAAGGGGCGCATTCAACTACGCCAGAATGTACGGTTTCAAGGAAGACCCGGAAAACGATAGCGACATCGACGGAGTTCCCACGGGCATCGGCTTTGATGCAGGCCTTATGTTCCGCATCCAGATGATTCCGAACCTCCATTTCACTCCGGAAGTCAACTTTGCCTACAGCAGCACCAGCCACTCGTATTTGGACAAAGACCGCCACTACATCAGCACGGATATTGAAATTCCGCTCATCATTCGTGGCGTCGTCGGCGACATGTTCTACGTAGGCGCCGGTCCACAAATCAATTTCAACATCAGTAACGAAGCCGATATCGATGCCACCGAAAATCAGTGGGGCATCTCCGAAGACATGGAGAACATCGAAAGTGCAAAGTTCAGCTTCGGGCTTACCGCAGGTGCAGGCATCAACGTTGTCGAAGGCCTGTTTGTAGACTTGCGCTTCTACCTAGGTGTTACGGAACTTTTCCCCGATGTTAAGTCCCTCGATGAATACGAAGCCGGCGAAAAAGTCCAGGAAGGCGACAACTTCTCGTTCATCAGCATG